GAGTTTCGAGATTGACTGATGAATGGATTTCGGGTTTTATCGATGGGGAAGGATGTTTCCATATCGGAATCAGTAAACATAATGATTTACGAATAGGATATCAAATCCTCCCAGAGCTAACCGTAGTTCAACACAAGCGCGATTTAGATTTACTTCATGAATTGCGTTCAACGATGAATTGCGGGGTAGTGCGAAGAAACCACGGAGATCGATTCTGTTGGAGAGTAAGAAATTTGCAAAATCTCTCAGAAGTGATAATTCCGTTTTTTGATAAACATCCGTTAAGATCAAAAAAATATGTAGATTTTTTGAAATTCAGAAAAGTGGTTATGAAGATGCAAAAAGGGGAACATCTTACAAAGGATGGTTTCCAGCAAATAGTAAAAATTGCATCAAAAATGAATCGCTGTCAATCAAAAATGAAGCCAGATTTAAGAGAGAGTCCACTCCAGGATGAAAATTCTGGGTAATAGTGAGCGAAATTCCTTGTGGGGTAAGTTCCCACGCGCACGAATGGTGTACCAACATGGGCGCTGTCTCGACGAGAGACTCGGTGAAATTGTAGTGGCGGTGAAGATGCCGCCTACCCGCAGCAAGACGAAAAGACCCCGGAACTTTTACTGTATCCTGGTATTGAATTTTGGTCCGATATGTGTAGTATAGGTGGGAGGCTTTGAGGCCCGGCCGCTAGGTTGGGCAGAGCCATCAGTGAAATACCACCCTTATTTTCCTAAAATTCTAACCCCTTAGCTTTAATCAGCTAGGGAAACAGTGCCAGGTGGGCAGTTTAACTGGGGCGGTTTCCTCCTAAAATGTAACGGCGGAGCCCAAAGGTTCCCTCAAGGCGGTCGGCAATCGCCTGTTGAGTGTAAGGGCATAAGGGAGCTTAACTGCAATTCCGACAGGAAGCGCAGGTACGAAAGTAGGGCTTAGTGATCCGGTGGTAGAAAGTGGGATTGCCATCGCTCAACGGATAAAAAGTACTCCGGGGATAACAGGCTTATCGCGCTCGAGAGTTCATATCGACAGCGCGGATTGGCACCTCGATGTCGGCTCATCCTATCCTGGGGCTGTATAAGGTCCCAAGGGTCCGGCTGTTCGCCGGTTAAAAGGGTACGCGAGCTGGGTTTAGAACGTCGCAAGACAGTTCGGTCTCTATCTGCTGTGGGCGTAAGGATACTTGAAGGGAAGCTCTCCCTAGTACGAGAGGACCGGGAGAGACGGACCGCTGGTGTACCAGTTGTCCTGCCAAGGGCAAGTGCTGGGTAGCCATGTTCGGAAAGGATAAGCGCTGAAGGCATCTAAGTGCCAAGCCCCTCTCAAGAATAGGTATCCCTTCCCGAGCAATCGGGATGAAGGCAGGCTGTAGACTACAGCCTTGATAGGCTCTGTGTGTAAGATCTGTAAGGATTTTAGCTGAAGAGTACTAATAGCCAATCGGCTTGACCACTCGGTATATTAGTTATAAGAAGCTGGTCTATTGTATTTAGTTTCACCCTGAATCTTAGTTGTTTTTAATTAAAAATTGGGAGTGTCTTTACTGAGGAGGAAACACCCGTTCCCATTCCGAATACGGTAGTTAAGCTCCTCGAGGTCGATGGTACTGTAGTGGTAACGCTACGGGAGAGTAGATAGGTGCTCCCTTAGACTTTAATAGCCCTTTGAAATTAATTCAGAGGGCTATTTTTTTTAAATTGCAAAATACAAACAGCTCTTGATTGACTTTTATGAATAGATTTGTTACTATATTAGCGCTATGAGTTTATTAGTCTTAGGAACAGTAGCTTTAGATTCAGTGAGAACTCCAGCTGGGCTGCGCAGGAAAATGCTAGGTGGTTCAGCCGTGCATTTTTCAATGAGCGCCAGACTTTTTACGCCAGTAGCTCTGGTCGGGGTAATCGGTTTTGATTTTCCTAAGGAATATATCCGACTCTTACGCAGAAAGGGTATTAACTTAGATAGTCTTAAGAGGGCCAAAGGCAAGACATTCCACTGGCAGGGTGAGTATAAGGGTGATATGAATTCTGCCATTACTATTAATACTGAATTAGGCGTTCTTATTAGCTCAAAGCCAATACTTGCCCCCGAACATAGGAAGATAAAAAATATCTTCTTAGCTAATATTGATCCTGATGATCAAAGATTGGTTTTGGATTTAGTGCATCAGGCAGAATTTGTAGGCCTAGACAGTATGAATTACTGGATTGATAATAAAAAGAAGAGTCTGCTTAAGGTTATGAAAAGAGTGCATCTTTTCGTTGCCAACGAGCATGAGGCGCGTAGTTTAACCGGAGAATTCAATTTGATCAAGGCTGCTAAAAATTTATCCTCTCTAGGCCCTGAGATAATTGTAATAAAGAAAGGAGAGCACGGGCTTATTTTTTATACCTCGAATTTCCTTTTTTGCCTGCCGGCTTATCCTATAACTGGAGTTGTTGACCCTACTGGCGCTGGAGATACCTTTGCCGGCGCATTAATGGGCTACCTTAGTTCACACAAAAAAAACAGCTCTAACATTAAAAAGGCGCTCTGTAATGCTGTTGTCTGCGCCAGTTTTAATGTAGAGGGATTCGGTTTAGATGTAACGAAAGATCTAGAGGCATCTCAATTATGCAGACGCATCAGAGAGTTTAAAAAGATAACTTCGATATAGACTAAAATTATGGAAATAAAGATTCGAACTACTAAGGATACAGCGATCTTAGACCTCAGGGGGAATTTAGATGTCAATGCCTCTAATTTTATTGAGGCAATCGGCGAGGTCTTGCGGCAGGGTTTTAAAAAGGTTATTTGTAATTTTAAGGATGTAGATATTATTGACTATATGGGACTTTCCGGATTAGCGATTGCTTACAAGAATATCAGTAACCACGATGCCGTCTTGAAGCTTTCTGATGTGCCGACCCATATAAAAAGCGTTTTTTCGCTTCTGTTATTGGATAATGTTTTAGAGATTTGCGGCACTGAAGCTGAGGCCCTGAAAAATTTTCAATATGATGATTCCTTTTCAAAGATAGAAAGTAAGAAACTGCGCAGAAGATTCAAACGCCTGCCAATAAATCTAAAAATAAAGTTTAGGCGCAAATTTAGCTCCTCTAAAGATTTTTTAGAAGGAAAGATATTCAACATTAGTGCCATAGGTGTTTTTATATACACAAAGAAGACTTTTGAGCTTAATGATATTTTGAGGTGTCGAATTCTACTGGGGGCAGAGAAAGAAACAATTGAATTTGATGCCAGAGTGGTTTGGCTTGCGGATAAAAGGCTGCAACCGCAGATTGCCCCTGGTATGGCAGTGGAATTTTACAAGATGCCCAGTAGGATTCAGAAAAAGATTGTCGAATTCGTTGATAAAAATATTTCCCACGCAAGAGACATTGATACTTGAGAATGAAGGAATTTTCTCGCTCCGTTAAATTCTTAAAGGGCGTTGGACCCTCCCGCGCAAAAATCTTAAAAAAATTATCCATTGAGACAATCGAGGATATTCTCTATTATTTTCCCCGCCGTTACGAAGATCGCAAAAACTTTATTAGTATAAGCCAGATAAAAGAGGATTCAAGTTATACCTTAAGAGCAAGGATTCTTTCCGTCGGAGTTCACAGTTCATTTAAAAGGCGCAATTTTAATATAGTGACTGTAAGCGTTGCTGATAATTCTGGCAAGATTGATGCTGTTTGGTTTAATCAGCGGTTCCTTGCGAATATGCTTAAGGTTGGCCAGGAGATTATTCTTTACGGTGAATTAAGCAGGTATAAAGATAGATTGCAGTTAAACTCACCCGAATTCGAGATAATTTCTGAAGATGATATCTCACAAGATAATCTTAATGTCGGTCGCATAGTTCCAATCTATTCTCTGGCAAAGTTTTTAAGCCAGCGTCAGATGCGCCGGCTCGTAAAAAATGCAATCGATGACTTTATTAGCCAAGTAAGGGATTTCCTGCCCTACGATGTTCGTAGCCGCGAAGGCCTTATTAATTTAGCAAAGGCCTTAATCAGCATTCACTTTCCACAGAATTTTAAACTCCTCGATGATGCCTATAGGAGATTGTGTTTTGACGATTGTTTTCTTTATCAGATACCGATTCTTATGCGAAAGGTTAAGGCGAGGCAAAGGAAGGGAATTTCACTAGAGACTCAAGATGGTTTTGTTGAACAAATCTTGCCTAAGTTGCCTTTTAAATTAACACCTTCTCAGTTCTATGTCTTAATCCAGATAGAGAAAGATCTATCGAGTCCAATTCCAATGCAAAGATTATTGCAGGGCGATGTCGGCTCTGGGAAGACAATCGTGGCTTTTTTATCAGCCTTGGTTGCGATAGAAGCAGGCGTTCAGGTTGCGCTGATGGTACCGACAGAGATTATCGCCAAACAGCATTTTCGCGTTTTAGCTAAAGTCGCAAAGGATGTTGGAAAAGATATAAGTTTTGGCCTGCTTACGGGTTCGCTAAGGCCTAAGGAAAAACAAGGCCT
This window of the Candidatus Omnitrophota bacterium genome carries:
- a CDS encoding sugar kinase; protein product: MSLLVLGTVALDSVRTPAGLRRKMLGGSAVHFSMSARLFTPVALVGVIGFDFPKEYIRLLRRKGINLDSLKRAKGKTFHWQGEYKGDMNSAITINTELGVLISSKPILAPEHRKIKNIFLANIDPDDQRLVLDLVHQAEFVGLDSMNYWIDNKKKSLLKVMKRVHLFVANEHEARSLTGEFNLIKAAKNLSSLGPEIIVIKKGEHGLIFYTSNFLFCLPAYPITGVVDPTGAGDTFAGALMGYLSSHKKNSSNIKKALCNAVVCASFNVEGFGLDVTKDLEASQLCRRIREFKKITSI
- a CDS encoding PilZ domain-containing protein, producing MEIKIRTTKDTAILDLRGNLDVNASNFIEAIGEVLRQGFKKVICNFKDVDIIDYMGLSGLAIAYKNISNHDAVLKLSDVPTHIKSVFSLLLLDNVLEICGTEAEALKNFQYDDSFSKIESKKLRRRFKRLPINLKIKFRRKFSSSKDFLEGKIFNISAIGVFIYTKKTFELNDILRCRILLGAEKETIEFDARVVWLADKRLQPQIAPGMAVEFYKMPSRIQKKIVEFVDKNISHARDIDT
- the recG gene encoding ATP-dependent DNA helicase RecG; amino-acid sequence: MKEFSRSVKFLKGVGPSRAKILKKLSIETIEDILYYFPRRYEDRKNFISISQIKEDSSYTLRARILSVGVHSSFKRRNFNIVTVSVADNSGKIDAVWFNQRFLANMLKVGQEIILYGELSRYKDRLQLNSPEFEIISEDDISQDNLNVGRIVPIYSLAKFLSQRQMRRLVKNAIDDFISQVRDFLPYDVRSREGLINLAKALISIHFPQNFKLLDDAYRRLCFDDCFLYQIPILMRKVKARQRKGISLETQDGFVEQILPKLPFKLTPSQFYVLIQIEKDLSSPIPMQRLLQGDVGSGKTIVAFLSALVAIEAGVQVALMVPTEIIAKQHFRVLAKVAKDVGKDISFGLLTGSLRPKEKQGLYDKVKDGGIDLLIGTHALLSEKLRFEKLGLVIIDEQHKFGVEQRAELSKRTFQENGKYWPHNLIMTATPIPRTLAMTIYGDLEVSVLKELPPARQPIITKKFSQGEVEKAYGFLKEVLACGGQAYIIYPIIEESQSMDLKAAKAMYEALRKEIFKDFRIGLIHSRLNQTEQGRIMEGFYEGKIDILVATSILEVGVDVPDASCILIEEADRFGLSTLHQLRGRVGRSDKQSYCLIVSSSRTQEGAARIKAITSLSDGFKLAEADLRIRGPGQFFGREQHGLSDLKFVDPLGQMHILKNARDEAIRLLDKDPQLSQRQHHLMRLALKSRYPDFETLMMTG